The genomic stretch TATCTGGTGACTGCGTGTAGGAAATAGAAATCAGGTTAGACCTGTGCTTTTCTTCTCCAGTGCAATCAGTCCCTCCAACAAGCTCACCATTCACCTTTTCAGACAAGAGTTCTGAAGTGGGGTCCTTATCTGGTAGAGAATAAGAAATGGCAATAAGTGACTCTCGAGTCACCTCCTCAGAAGTCTCGTTTCCAGAAACTGAGTTATCCATAAACCAACAATCTGCTTGTTCAGCAAGTATTTAGACACAATTTGGAAAATTAGTGATCTCAAAGGAAAAGATACCCAAAAACAATAACAAGGGAGTCGATTACTAAAATGCATAGAGCAAAAAGTAAAACTATTCATTCACACATAAGTTATAAGTAATCATAATTTGacctcaaaaaaaatttaatttagaattgTTCAAACTTGATAAAGTTGACTTACATCCTCGTACCAGTCAAATAGATATTCAATTTAGACTGGCACTGACCTAGCAACTAATTTGAATAACACCCCATCAACTAAAAATAAGAGAACCCTTGATGCCTCAAACtccttttaacttttaaagaaTCGAAACACCCCATCAACTAactcacaaaagaaaaagataaaagcaTGTTCTCCGCCTAGCTTCATAACAATCCATTTTGCAAACTACTCCTGACTGCAGTTTGCTAATCAGAGCTACCATTAACTGCAAACACGCTCTAAATTCTACCTTAATAcgttaaatttaaatttgaaagagCAGAACCATCCCAAGGAAACAGACTCAACCAATCTCTCCAAAAAAAGCACCAGATATTACAAACATTTCCAGAAAGCTAGTGGGACGAAATCCCTCATATCCATAGGAATCAGCCATTTCTTTAGGATAATGAGATGGAAGATCTCTGCACTCCTCCATTCCTAAATCACTAAGAAGTTCCCTCCAAAAATTTACTAGCACCCAATGACTACTTCAGCATTTATTGTAAATATACAAAGCCTTTGTCACTTTTTTTAAGATTAAGTTATACCAGTTCACTATTCAGCTTCAACCTAAACTTTCTGACAAGACATCTTTCAGCATATGATTTCTCACCACCTTCAGTTgcacatatttttctttctttttattatttttattttttcaataaaagttttctttaggcctcgtttggttcgcggaagaTCTAGTCAATTAGAAAAAgattagctactactgggaatagaagagtgtggaatagattagctattcatattcctttgtttggttgtaacgctagAATAAACTAACTAATCATATtctttcgtttggtacaatgcaatatgttggtgaatgaaatcatattgtgatcaaatttcctaaaatacccttataatacaaatacaattttatttatattattaaggactttcattcttttttttttttttttttaaacataaacaacttcactataatttctttttcttttttgtttttaattatatcgtatgtggtcttttttttctttttttttttttgtaattacgcttacaaaattatttatataaaaaatatagttggagaaaatagaatcaaactcaatcttaaatcaaaaaaatatagttgaaGAATGcaaagagaatcaaaagaattaaaaaaaaaaaaaaaaaaaaactgcaaaacgtacagagaagggagacggcatatagaaaaaaaaaaattcgtttgcacttgcaaaaaaaattgtaccagaag from Corylus avellana chromosome ca1, CavTom2PMs-1.0 encodes the following:
- the LOC132168006 gene encoding uncharacterized protein LOC132168006 isoform X1; translated protein: MEEIGEARTVGEPKPRFRGPLLVVDLDLLALTIIFLDCWFMDNSVSGNETSEEVTRESLIAISYSLPDKDPTSELLSEKVNGELVGGTDCTGEEKHRSNLISISYTQSPDTGVLPVTPEGLPATPAERKG